Sequence from the Pararhizobium gei genome:
GCGGGTCAACGCGACGGAATCGCCGCTCGGTGCCATTGGCCGGCTGAAGGAAAAATCCGGCCAGTCCTTTCTACCGGAGGAAGCGATCGCTGCCGGCGAGCGGCTGCATGCGGACTTTACGCGCGGGCAGTTGCAGCCGCGGATGACCATGAGCTATGAACCGCGGCTTTCCACGAAACCAAAGGGGACCGCTGGTGGAACTGTCGATCTCAGCGACGCGGCGCTTCAGGCGCGTGTCCGCGTGGCAAGGGCGATGGAAGCGGTGGGGCCGGAATTATGTGGCGTCGCACTCGATGTCTGCTGCTTCGAAAAGGGTCTGGAGACCGTAGAGCGGGAACGGCAATGGCCGGCGCGCTCGGCCAAGCTGATGCTGCGCACCGCGCTGATGGCGCTCGCCCGCCATTATGCGCCACCGCAAAAGACAGGCAGGCAAACCCATGCCTGGGGCGCCGAAGGCTACCGCCCGGATGCGGCTGCCATCGTCACGGGGCCGAAAGCTGGCGGGCAGCCTCGTCCTTGATGCGCTTGATCATCGAGCGCAGCCCGTTGGCGCGCTGGGCGGTCAGATATTCGATCAGCCCCATGCGGCCGAACAAATCCAGCGCATCCGTCTCCACGATTGCGGAGGCGGTTTTTCCGGAAAAAATCGACAGGACGATGGCGACCAGGCCGCGCACGATATGCGCGTCCGACTCG
This genomic interval carries:
- a CDS encoding SufE family protein is translated as MTPLAEIIDNCSYLDDWQDRMSYVMELGRKLPEMPQALRTSENKVQGCASQVWLVSHVSDTSADPVLTFEGESDAHIVRGLVAIVLSIFSGKTASAIVETDALDLFGRMGLIEYLTAQRANGLRSMIKRIKDEAARQLSAP
- a CDS encoding DUF6456 domain-containing protein codes for the protein MLEADRKTLLQLVRYIAGKGPARFEPLDNLMSRVRAGDHERSFPRAAIATACGLGVILADGDVLRASGEAQAFLRRALLEPEEAFQEQHRVSELRQMPIDGVRRVVRVNATESPLGAIGRLKEKSGQSFLPEEAIAAGERLHADFTRGQLQPRMTMSYEPRLSTKPKGTAGGTVDLSDAALQARVRVARAMEAVGPELCGVALDVCCFEKGLETVERERQWPARSAKLMLRTALMALARHYAPPQKTGRQTHAWGAEGYRPDAAAIVTGPKAGGQPRP